In the genome of Streptomyces fagopyri, the window CGGTCACGATTGTCAGCGCCCTTCGCCCGGTTCCCTCCGTGCGTCGCGGTTGATCGGCCCCGGCCCGCTGACAGGCAACCCTTCCACCGCGACGGGGTGCCCCGGGTGACGACCGGGTCCCGCCGGAGCGGTGGGGCAAGCGTGGTCTCGCCTCTCGCGAGCCCCGGACACGGGAGCGACAGGAATGACCGGAAAGGGCACGAGCGGTCTCACCAGGCGCCTGCACATCGATCTGCAGCGGGTCTCCAGCGCCTGCTAGGCGGGTGGGGAGAGTCCCGTCGGCCGCCCGGAGGGCGGGCCTCGCGGAGTCCGGTGCGTGCTCTCGGCGTGCCGGACGGAAGTCCGTGTACCGGACGTGACCGGGGTTCCGCCCGGTGCGGGGAGAGGGCGCACCAGGAGTCGTGAGGCATCCGCGGCTTTCGTGACACGCCCTGGTCCGCGGTCCGGACGGTACGTCAGCGCAGTCACCCCGTCCCGCCGCTGCCGCCCCGGGTGGCAGGGCTTCGTCGTCCCCCTGGAGAGTCATGCCCGAGACAGCCTCGCTCAGTCCGGCCGCCCCCGCCTCCACCCGCCGCGCCCCGGCCTCACCCGCCACGGGGGCGGTCGCCGCCGCGTCCCCCCGGGCCGCCGCACCCTCGCGTGGACACCGCATCCGCAGCCGCATCGGTGTCGGTCCGGCCGGCGGCTTCTATCCCGCGCCGCACCGCTATCAGCTGTACCTCTCCGAGGGCTGTCCGCGCTCGCTGCGCGTCTCGATCACCCTCGGGCTGCTGGGACTGCGTGACTCGGTCACCACCACGCTGCTGACGGGGCCCTCCGGGACACCGGACGCCCGCGTCGCGCTGCGGGCGGCGTACGAGGCCACCTGGCACCACTACGACGGTCCGCTCACCGCGCCGGCACTGTGCGACCGCTGGAGCGGACGCATCGTCAGCAACCACACCCCCGACATCCTGCGCGACCTCGGTGAACTTCCG includes:
- a CDS encoding glutathione S-transferase C-terminal domain-containing protein, which produces MPETASLSPAAPASTRRAPASPATGAVAAASPRAAAPSRGHRIRSRIGVGPAGGFYPAPHRYQLYLSEGCPRSLRVSITLGLLGLRDSVTTTLLTGPSGTPDARVALRAAYEATWHHYDGPLTAPALCDRWSGRIVSNHTPDILRDLGELPGCRDAAGLPRLHPPSLAADIDTFRAFLDRGLTPDAPPTARSAALGSLDQRLAARTHVLGGELTAADVDLWVALTRLGAEDALSPYGRLRDYVRRLGAHPVFREATQLV
- a CDS encoding putative leader peptide, giving the protein MTGKGTSGLTRRLHIDLQRVSSAC